In the genome of Carnobacterium pleistocenium FTR1, one region contains:
- the rpe gene encoding ribulose-phosphate 3-epimerase translates to MKLAPSILSADFANLARDIRLVEDGGADYIHVDVMDGHFVPNITFGADTVAAIRPVTKLPLDCHLMVEYPEKHVKNFAKAGADIITVHAESTPHIHRVIQLIKDQGVKAGIAVNPGTPIESLIHILGLVDLVLVMTVNPGYGGQIFIPETLKKIKTAKELKEKGGYTYEIQVDGGIAEQTAKQCKEAGASVFVAGSYIYNAEEPVNQMALLMDAVR, encoded by the coding sequence ATGAAACTAGCACCATCTATTTTAAGTGCGGACTTTGCAAATTTGGCAAGAGATATTCGTTTAGTAGAAGATGGAGGAGCCGATTATATCCATGTGGATGTGATGGATGGTCATTTTGTCCCTAATATTACATTTGGAGCAGATACTGTAGCTGCAATCCGCCCGGTAACAAAATTACCTTTAGACTGCCATTTGATGGTAGAGTATCCAGAAAAGCACGTTAAAAATTTTGCTAAAGCTGGGGCTGATATTATTACAGTACATGCTGAAAGTACACCCCATATTCATCGCGTTATTCAACTGATAAAAGATCAAGGAGTTAAAGCAGGGATTGCAGTTAATCCAGGCACACCGATTGAATCACTGATTCATATATTAGGATTAGTTGATTTGGTTTTAGTCATGACCGTTAATCCTGGTTATGGTGGACAAATTTTTATTCCTGAAACACTTAAAAAAATAAAGACAGCAAAAGAGCTAAAAGAAAAAGGAGGCTATACTTATGAAATCCAAGTTGATGGAGGAATAGCTGAACAGACTGCTAAACAATGTAAGGAAGCTGGCGCATCTGTTTTTGTAGCAGGTTCTTATATTTATAATGCAGAGGAGCCTGTGAATCAAATGGCCTTATTGATGGATGCGGTAAGATAA
- the rsgA gene encoding ribosome small subunit-dependent GTPase A → MLLPEGQIRKALSGFYYVYYKGETYQTRGRGNFRKRELTPLVGDYVLFESGNLKEGVVQELLPRKNELVRPPVANVDIGVVVMSAVEPNFSTNLLDRFLVTLESKGIRAIIYISKIDLLTNETLQQIKEIQSAYEKIGYSIIVPEQENNKKALEELVSYFPNRLTVFMGQSGAGKSTLLNSIAPDLLLKTAEISSSLGRGKHTTRHVELLPLYDGLVADTPGFSSIDFLELEAEELSACFPDFVEVQDECRFRGCMHKKEPGCQVKKDVELNKIPEYRYKHYLQFLNEIEIRKPRYNNKEKK, encoded by the coding sequence ATTTTATTGCCGGAAGGTCAAATTAGAAAAGCATTGAGTGGTTTTTATTATGTTTATTATAAAGGGGAAACTTATCAGACTAGAGGTAGAGGAAACTTTCGAAAAAGAGAGTTGACACCTTTAGTTGGCGACTATGTCCTATTTGAAAGTGGAAATTTAAAAGAAGGCGTAGTGCAAGAATTATTGCCTAGAAAAAACGAATTGGTTCGTCCACCAGTAGCAAATGTTGATATAGGTGTTGTAGTTATGTCAGCTGTTGAACCAAATTTTTCGACAAACTTATTAGATCGTTTTTTGGTCACTTTAGAAAGTAAAGGAATCCGAGCAATTATCTATATTAGTAAAATTGATTTGTTGACGAATGAAACCCTGCAACAAATAAAAGAAATACAATCAGCATATGAAAAAATTGGTTATTCAATTATTGTACCTGAACAAGAAAACAATAAAAAAGCATTAGAGGAATTAGTTTCTTATTTCCCTAATAGATTAACCGTGTTTATGGGGCAATCAGGAGCTGGTAAGTCAACATTATTAAATAGCATTGCCCCCGATTTATTATTAAAAACAGCTGAAATTTCAAGCTCGCTTGGACGAGGAAAACATACAACGAGACATGTTGAGTTATTGCCTTTATACGATGGGTTAGTGGCAGATACTCCTGGTTTTAGTTCAATCGATTTTTTAGAACTTGAAGCTGAAGAACTTTCTGCTTGTTTCCCTGATTTTGTTGAGGTACAAGATGAATGTCGATTCAGAGGATGTATGCATAAAAAGGAACCAGGGTGTCAAGTGAAAAAGGATGTCGAACTAAATAAGATACCAGAATACCGGTATAAACATTATTTGCAATTTTTAAATGAAATTGAAATCCGTAAACCAAGGTACAATAATAAAGAAAAGAAATGA